One part of the Xylanimonas allomyrinae genome encodes these proteins:
- a CDS encoding glycosyltransferase yields MIRTDVRRSHTADGAAVDDPSAFAFPAERPPLGTAEGSVIIPAHNEAQVIARTLRALAPLAASPSVEVIVVCNGCSDDTAQVARTFPWARVEDTPERSKTAALNLGDRIATRWPRLYLDADIEVSPAAVLETFAALTGPGVRAARPTHAYDISSASPLVRGYYRARSRIPGPLRLWGAGSFATNEEGHRRLGAFPAVTADDSWFDAQFSESEKQIVSTTPTRVRTPRTVSDLVNVLSRQRRGYLELHIPAETRSRGTALTASIRGPRTALDAIAYAAITVVSRALADRAIRRAGAHTWERDDSTRVRNEDREAFS; encoded by the coding sequence ATGATCCGTACAGACGTGCGTCGCTCGCACACCGCCGACGGCGCCGCGGTCGACGACCCGTCGGCGTTCGCCTTCCCTGCCGAGCGGCCGCCGCTCGGAACCGCCGAGGGTTCTGTGATCATCCCCGCCCACAACGAGGCGCAGGTGATCGCGCGGACCCTGCGCGCGCTGGCACCGCTGGCGGCCTCGCCGTCCGTCGAGGTCATCGTCGTGTGCAACGGCTGCTCGGACGACACGGCACAGGTGGCCCGGACCTTCCCCTGGGCCCGGGTCGAGGACACGCCCGAGCGCTCGAAGACCGCTGCGCTCAACCTGGGTGACCGGATCGCGACCCGCTGGCCCCGGCTCTACCTCGACGCCGACATCGAGGTCTCCCCCGCCGCCGTCCTCGAGACCTTCGCGGCGCTGACCGGGCCCGGCGTCCGCGCGGCGCGCCCGACGCACGCCTACGACATCTCCTCGGCGTCACCGCTGGTCCGCGGCTACTACCGCGCACGAAGCCGGATCCCGGGGCCCCTGCGGCTCTGGGGCGCCGGCAGCTTTGCCACGAACGAGGAAGGGCACCGGCGCCTGGGCGCGTTCCCGGCGGTGACGGCCGACGACTCCTGGTTCGACGCGCAGTTCTCCGAGAGCGAGAAGCAGATCGTCTCGACGACGCCCACGCGGGTGCGAACCCCGCGTACCGTCTCCGACCTGGTGAACGTCCTGTCACGTCAGCGCCGCGGCTACCTCGAGCTGCACATCCCTGCCGAGACCCGCTCACGGGGCACGGCCCTGACCGCGTCGATCCGTGGGCCACGGACCGCGCTCGACGCGATCGCGTATGCCGCGATCACCGTCGTCAGCCGTGCCCTCGCGGATCGCGCGATCCGGCGAGCGGGCGCACACACCTGGGAACGCGACGATTCGACGCGCGTCCGCAACGAAGATCGAGAGGCCTTCTCATGA
- a CDS encoding WecB/TagA/CpsF family glycosyltransferase gives MTLSNAQAHVVERAVAARGDRPARITVGAVPVDLCSEPIAVTAIRERSTTDDATPPLAVVSVNLDHLHYFGSGGYLHGAFGIREGRSAPLHWLHLIDGAPIATRTEQLTGTRWPRLAGSDLIGPILRNAAADGVSVGFVGGAPETHLLLRQALAVSHPHLRIAGLWAPSRADLLDADTSHALAQEIAAADVDILVVCLGKPRQELWIDRYGALSGAKVFLAFGAVVDFLAHRVRRCPDWMARHGLEWAWRLALEPRRLARRYLVNGPGAYLAVRRTPPVEPPADR, from the coding sequence ATGACGCTGAGCAACGCCCAAGCACACGTCGTCGAACGGGCGGTCGCTGCTCGTGGCGACCGCCCGGCGCGCATCACGGTCGGCGCCGTGCCCGTCGACCTGTGCTCCGAGCCGATCGCCGTGACGGCGATCCGCGAGCGGTCCACGACCGACGACGCGACGCCGCCGCTCGCGGTCGTCTCGGTCAACCTCGACCACCTGCACTACTTCGGCTCGGGCGGCTACCTGCACGGCGCGTTCGGAATCCGGGAGGGTCGCAGCGCACCGCTCCACTGGCTCCACCTCATCGACGGCGCACCGATCGCGACCCGGACGGAGCAGCTCACCGGCACGCGCTGGCCGCGCCTGGCCGGCAGCGACCTGATCGGTCCGATCCTGCGCAACGCGGCAGCCGACGGCGTGAGCGTCGGGTTCGTCGGAGGTGCGCCCGAGACGCACCTGCTGCTGCGTCAAGCGCTCGCCGTCTCCCACCCGCACCTGCGGATCGCCGGCCTGTGGGCGCCGTCGCGCGCGGACCTGCTCGACGCCGACACGTCCCATGCGCTCGCCCAGGAGATCGCGGCGGCCGACGTCGACATCCTGGTCGTGTGCCTGGGCAAGCCGCGGCAGGAACTGTGGATCGACCGGTACGGCGCGCTGAGCGGCGCCAAGGTCTTCCTCGCGTTCGGCGCGGTCGTCGACTTCCTCGCGCACCGCGTCCGGCGCTGCCCGGACTGGATGGCGCGGCACGGGCTGGAGTGGGCGTGGCGACTCGCCCTCGAACCGCGGCGCCTCGCCCGGCGCTACCTGGTCAACGGCCCGGGCGCCTACCTCGCGGTGCGCCGCACCCCGCCCGTCGAGCCACCCGCGGACCGGTGA